One Verrucomicrobiota bacterium genomic window, CGAGACCCACGATTTGGCCACAACTCCGTTGGAGTTGATACGCGCCACTTGACGAGGGGCGCTCAATCCCAAAGGTGTTTTTCATCCCATTCGAGTTTGTGCTTGGTCAACAAACGGCGCAATTCGTCTTGGAAGGAAAGCTTTCTATGATGCTCCTCCTGACGCTCAATGTATTCGGTCACGGTTTCCAGGTTGGACTGGCTGACGGAAAACACCCCATAACCCTTTTGCCAGGCAAAATCTTTGTACTCCCCGCCCATGTCCTTGACCCATTGATGTGAAACGCGCTTGAGTTCCTTGACCAGGTCGGCTTGGGATATCGTGCGGCCAAGTCGCAAAAGCAAATGCACATGATCCTCGACTCCGCCCACAATAATCGGCGCACACTCGAGTTGTTTCGCAATCCCTCCCAGATATGCATGCAGGTTGGTTCGGAATTCCTGATCGCGCAACTGTGGCCGGTGATCTTTGGTGGAAAACACCAGATGAATGTAAACGGCCGATAATGATTGTGGCATAATGGATGTAGAATGCCCGGCTTTATGAATTTGTGAATCCAATTCTCGCCCTGAAAAACACCAAAGGTGTTTCAACCTTCC contains:
- the tnpA gene encoding IS200/IS605 family transposase; this translates as MPQSLSAVYIHLVFSTKDHRPQLRDQEFRTNLHAYLGGIAKQLECAPIIVGGVEDHVHLLLRLGRTISQADLVKELKRVSHQWVKDMGGEYKDFAWQKGYGVFSVSQSNLETVTEYIERQEEHHRKLSFQDELRRLLTKHKLEWDEKHLWD